From one Nycticebus coucang isolate mNycCou1 chromosome 14, mNycCou1.pri, whole genome shotgun sequence genomic stretch:
- the LOC128565851 gene encoding olfactory receptor 10A6, with translation MKRQNQSSVVEFIILGFSTFPELQDQLFCIFLIIYLVTFMGNAIIIVIISLDQSLHVPMYLFLLNLSVVDLSFSAVIMPEMLVVLSTEKTTISFVCCFAQMYFILLFGGTECFLLGAMAYDRFAAICHPLNYPVTMNNRVFMKLVTFSWVLGFMLGAVQTSWVSSFPFCGPNEINHISCETPAVLELACADIFLFEIYAFAGTILIILVPFLLILLSYIRILFAILKMPSTTGRQKAFSTCASHLTSVTLFYGTASMTYLQPKSGYSPETKKLMSLSYSLLTPLLNPLIYSLRNSEMKRALIKLWRRKVVLHTI, from the coding sequence atgaaaaggcaaaatcAAAGCTCTGTGGTTGAATTCATTATCCTGGgcttttctacttttcctgaACTCCAAGACCAGctcttttgcattttcttgattatttacCTGGTGACCTTCATGGGAAATGCCATCATTATAGTCATCATCTCCCTGGACCAGAGCCTCCATGTTCCTATGTATCTGTTCCTCCTGAACTTATCTGTTGTGGACTTGAGTTTCAGTGCAGTCATCATGCCTGAAATGCTGGTGGTTCTCTCCACTGAGAAAACTACAATTTCTTTTGTGTGCTGTTTTGCACAGAtgtatttcattcttctttttggtGGGACTGAATGTTTTCTCCTGGGGGCAATGGCTTATGACCGATTTGCTGCAATTTGCCATCCTCTGAACTACCCTGTGACTATGAACAATAGGGTTTTTATGAAATTAGTAACATTTTCCTGGGTCTTAGGTTTTATGTTAGGTGCCGTGCAGACCTCGTGGGTATCTAGTTTTCCCTTTTGTGGCCCCAATGAAATTAATCATATATCTTGTGAGACTCCAGCAGTGCTAGAGCTTGCCTGTGCAGACATCTTCTTGTTTGAAATCTATGCCTTTGCGGGCACCATTTTGATTATTTTGGTTCCTTTCTTGTTGATACTCTTGTCTTACATTAGAATTCTTTTTGCCATCCTGAAGATGCCGTCAACCACTGGGAGGCAAAAGGCCTTTTCCACCTGTGCCTCTCATCTCACATCTGTGACCCTCTTCTATGGTACAGCCAGTATGACTTATTTGCAACCCAAATCTGGCTACTCACCAGAAACCAAGAAACTGATGTCACTGTCTTACTCATTGCTTACACCTCTGCTGAATCCACTTATCTATAGCTTGCGCAATAGTGAGATGAAAAGGGCATTGATAAAACTATGGAGAAGAAAAGTGGTTTTACATACAATCTGA